The Polyangium aurulentum genomic interval CCCCGTCACAGCAGAGCTGTTGCTGACCGCCGCAGCCTTCACATTCCTTCGACATCGGATTGCACGCGATATTGCCGGGATCGCATGCCGTGCCGCCGCAGCATGGCTCGGAGATCGCTCCGCACACGCAAACGCCGTTCGCGCACTCCAGGTTCGCCGCGCATTTGCCCTCGCAGCAGGGCTCGTTGGTCGCGCCGCAGCGCGCGCACGTGCCCTGCGAGCATTGAAGGCCTCCGCCACACCCGAGACCATCGGCGCAGACCTTGTCATCGGCGTTGCAGAGGCCGCACTTGCCCGTCTCGCAGGCATACAGGCCATCGTTGGCGCCATCCTCGTCCGCCGGTTCGCCCTGCGGGAGTGTGACGCCGGTATTCATCGGGTTCTGGGCGAGGAGGTTCTTGGATTTCTCGATGTTGCCGAGGGCGCCGGGCCAGGCGGTGTTTGCGATGTTCTCCTTGACCTGGCCGGGGATCTTGCCGGGCGCGTCATCCTTCGTGACGGCCATCCCCTGGAGCATCAGCGCGGCAATGCCAGCCACGTGCGCCGCCGCCTGCGAGGTGCCGGACTGGACCTCGCGGCCCGGGCAGCCCTCCTTCGACGCAATGGAGGGGATCTCGTGCCCAGGGGCGAAGAGGTCGACGCAGGGCCCATGATTCGAGCCCCATTCCCCGTCGACCCAGCGCTGATCGGTCCTCGTCGTCGCGCCGACGACGATGCGCTGCTTGTAAGGCTCGGTTTTCACCTTCGCGAACTTCGGATTGGTCAGATCCGGGCAAATGAAGGCCAGGTGGTTCACGTCCGCGTTTCTGTTCCCGGCGCTCGCGATCACGACGAATTGCTTCTCGATGGCCGCGCTGATGGCGGTGACGAGAGCGACGGCGTCATCATTGATGTTCCCGCCCTCCTCGCAGGAGAGGAGCAAGACCCTGCGATCCGGCGCGGCGGCATCCTGCTGTTTGAGGCTCCATTCGATGCCGGCGATGACGGCCGAGATGGGTCCCGACGGGGGCTCCGCGCAGCTCGTCGTGTCTTTGAGGACCTTGACCGGGAGGAGCTGTGCCCTCTTCGCCACGCCCGATGTCGACCCCGCGATGATGCCGGCGAGGTGCGTGCCGTGCCCGTGCCGGTCCACCGTGTCACCATTGCCCTGGTCCTCGGGGGGAAGCGCGTTGAACCCTGGAAGGACGCGACCGCTGATTTCCGGATTCGTCCCGTCGATTCCGGTGTCGAGGACGTGGACGATCACGTTCTCGCCGGTCCTGTCGTAGGCGTACACTTTGTCGAGCGGCAGCGGCCCCTGGTCGATGCGGTCGAGGCCCCAGGACGTCGTGCACGTCTGGACGCCGGTCGCACGGAGGATGCGATCGGTCTCGATGTAGCTGATGTTCGGGTTGCGCCGTATGTGCTCGAGCGCCTGGTCGGAGAGGTTGGCGAGAAAGCCAGTGAATACGGAATCGTAATGCTCCAGCACCTGCCCGTCGAGATCGCGGACCTGCTGCTCGGTCCCCGCGAGCAGCTCCTGGGGCGTCCCCTCGGGCATGACCACGAAATACTGATTCGGGATCACGTTCGGCAGCCCCGCCCCGTAGAGCGGCACGACGGCGGGCAGCTCGGTGCGCGCCTTCCCGCAGCCGCCCGACAGCAGCGTCGCGCCCGCGGAGAGCGCCAGGAGGACCAAGCCTAGGCTTTTGTGGACCATCGACCTAGAACGCATAGCCTACACCTCCGAGCAGCATCGTGCTGATGTTCGTCGAGACTTCATTGTCGCCGAGGCGGGTCAAGATGATATCGGCAGATAGATTGAGCGAGACGCTCACGCGTTGCTTGGGGCCGAAATTGTAGGAAGGCCGCAGAAAGACGCCCGCCAGCGGCAGGTGCCCCGTCTGGGTCTCGATCTGGCCCGCGAACGGATATTCGTTCAGCGTGATCGTGCGCTTCGTGTAAATCCATCCGGCCTCGAGCCCGGGGGTGAGCCTGAACGCGCCGAAATCGAGCGCGATGCCCGCCTGCACGAGCGCGCCGCCGCCGATGATCGTCTGCGCCTGCTCGATGTCGTTGAACCTCGTCCCGTGATCGCCGTAAATGAAGAAACCTCGCGGCGCAATCTCGAACGGGCCGATCGTCACCCGCACGCCCGCGCCGGCCACCCCGACGAGGCGGTAGATGTAATCGCGCATCTCGCTCGTGAGCGGCAGCGCGACGCCGCCCGTGATCTCCGCGGCGACCCGGACGACCAGCGGCTTCTTCGGTTTTGCAGGCTTTCTATCGGCCCCGTCGGCCGCGCCGTTCGCCCCCTGCCCGGATCCCTGCCCGCATGAGCAGCAGCATTGCGCGCACTGTCCGCATGGCCCTGTCGAGCACGGATTCACCGGAGCGACCGTCGCCACGGCCGCTTCCCCACCATGGCCGCATCCCTTCGTGTCGAACCCCTTGCAATCGCTCCTGCACGCGAGGCGCCCCGGGGACTTGTCCAGCATCTCGCACGTGAGCCCGCGGACGTCGGCGCCGTCGCAGATCTCCCCGCCCTCGCGACGGCCATTGCCGCAGACGCCCGCTCCCCCGGAGGTCGGCTCCTCCGCGCCGCTCGCGCAGCGGTCGCCATGCCACCTCCGGTGTTTGATCCGCTGCGGCAGGCACACGACCGTGCCCGGGTGGATGTGGTCGTAATCCCAGCCGATCTCGGCGCGGTTGTACTCCGCGAGCTCCAGCACGCCGAAATAGAGCGGCGGCCACTCGTTCAGGCAGTACGAGCGCGCTGCGATGGTCCACAACGTATCGTCCCTGACGACGGTGTACGCCACGTCCGTGTCGTCAGGGCAAAGCTTCTCGGGGGGGGACGCCGCGCGCGCAGAGGACGATATTGCAATGGACATGCACGCGGCCGCCGCTGCTGCACAGAGCCGTTGGGCCGTGTTCATTCGCCTCCAACGAAACGCGCGTTTCATTGGGCTCTTTTCACGGGCACCCTCCCTCACAGAACGACGACACCACAGGTTCCGTCGACTGTCAACGGGACGGGCGTACAGGGAATCCCTGGATCGCGCTCCGAAATGCAGGCACGAGCGAGAGCGCCGTCACAATCGAAGCGGGCGGGCTGCTCCCCCGGGAGCAATCAGCGCGGAAAAATCTTGATCTCGTTCGCGCCCGCGCCCGACTCGACGAGCAGGACCCCCTCGTGTGATGCGTCCACGCAGCCCTGCGTGACCTCGACGCGGTATCCCGAGGGATACGCGCGCGCCGGGACGGAGATCTCGGTCACGCCGTCCGCGGTGGCCGTGTAGGTGAGCGAGAAGGCTCGCTTGGCGGCGTCGTAATGGAACGCGGGCGCCTCGCCGGCCACGGCGCGCGGGAATGGTCGGACGATGCCGTCGAGGATCGCCGTCGCCTCCCCCCCGGCGTAGTCGATCACCGAGAGATCCTCCGCGTTCCACGACTCCTTCGAGTCGCTGTACTCCCAGTACGTGAAGTGCAGGCCGTTCGCATCCATCGCGTCGTAAATGACCGGGAAAAACTCGCTCGCGGTCTCCATGTCGCGGCGCGCGCCAGACTCGCCGATGAGCACGGGGATGTTCCACTCCGCGCCCTTGGCCGCCCATCGGGCGAGGGCCGCGGCGCCGTTCTTGGGGGAGGCAATGCCGCCGAAGAGCGCGCCCGAGTCGTACCAGTGCGGCGCGAACACGAGGCCAGAGCCCGCGGGCTTCTTGATCGAGGTCGTGGCGCCGACGGCATCGGTGCCCGTCGCGTCGAAGAAGACGAGCGCGTCGGGCGCCTTTTCGTGAATGCGCGCCGCCATCTCGCTGTAGAAATCGGTGAGCGTGGTCTCGGCCCAGACCTTTTCGTTGGCCGTGCCCGCCGAGGGCTCGTTGATGATCTCGAACCCGATGACGCCCGGACGATCCGCGTGGCGCGCCGCCATGCGATCCCAGAGCGCGCCGAACGCCGTGCGCACGCCCGTGTCGTCGGACCAGAAACGATCGAAAGCCGCCTTGACGTCGGCGTCCTGGCTGTATTTCAAGAACCAGTTGGGACAATCGTGGTGCGGGGCGGGGTGCGGATCGGGCACGGTCCATTCGGGGAATCCGTCGCCGCAGTAGACCTCGGAATAGATATCCTGGTGGAAATCGATGATGGTCCACATGCGCCGCTTCCACGCGGCTTCGAGGAGGGCGTCGTAGCGGGCGAGGAAAACCTCGTCGTCCATGCCCTTCGATGGCTCGACCGCGGCCCAGGAGAAGGGGACGCGCAGCGCGGAAAAGCCCCACGCGGAGGCGCGATCGAGGTAGCGGCCGAGGGCCTCGTCGTACCCGTCGGCCTCGAAATCGAAGGGCACGTAGGGGGCGAATTTGCTGCGCGTGCCGGCGTTGATGCCGCGCAGAAACACGATACGGCCGAGGCCGTCGCGAAGAAGGGTGCCGTCCGCGGCGAGGCGGTGCGTGGGCGGCTCGGGCAGCGAGAGGGCGCAGGAGGGCGCCTCCGGAGGCGCGGGCGCCGCTTCCCCGCCACCGCAAGCTGCGAGGGGAAGCGCGCCAAGGACCAGGAAGAAGTGGGCTCGGTTCACGGCCGGATGGTAACGCCGAGCGGTTGACGATCACGACGAAACGGAGCGCGGTGATCCCCCCCACCCGATCGTCGCAAACGAGCCGCCCTCCCCCAAACCCTGGTACAAGACGGATGGCGCCGCATTTCATCCCGGCGGTTTGCCACCCGGCGCATGAGCATGGTCAAGGTCGAGTGCGACGATTGCAAGTCGCCGTATCAGATTGAGGAGCGGCGGATCCCCGCGACGGGGCTGAAGATGCGCTGCTCGAAGTGCGGCAAGAGCTTGCTGGTGCAGAAGCCTGCGTCCGGCGCGATCGAGGACGAGGACGCCGATCTGCCCGCGCCCGTCGCGCCGCGCCCCAAGCCCGGCCCGGCCCCGGTCCTGCCCCGCGCAGCGCCGCCCGCAGCCCCGAAGCCCACGGCCCGCGCCGTGCCCGCGAAGCCCGCGCCCCCCGCGCCCCCCAAGCCCACGGCGCCCGCGTCACCCGCCGCCAGGGTTGCCCCGCCTTCGGCGTTCGAGATCGACGAGGATCTCGATCTGCCCGTCGTTCGCCCAGGCGACGAGGCGAGGCTCGCGCCGAGCACGTCCGAGGACGACATGCTCGCGTTCGGAGAGCTCGATCTCCCCGCGCCGGCGCGACCGACCGTGCGACGGATGGCGGAGCCGTCGCACGAGCCCGAGCCCGAGGAGATCGATCTGCCGGCGCCCGCGAAGCCCACCGTTCGACAGATGGCGGCGCCGGTGATGCCGAAGGACGAGGACGAGATCGACCTGCCCGCCCCGGCGCGGCCCGCCCCGCGCAAGGTGGCGCCGCCGCCGCCCCAGGCCGCGATCGAGGTCGATCTCCCCGCACCCGCCCGCCCCGCGCCCGCCCGCCCCGCACCCGCCCGCCCCGCGCCGAGCAAGGCCGCACCTGAAGAGATCGACCTGCCCGCGCCCACAGCGTCGTCACGCGCGAAAGGCTTTGGCGAGATCGACCTGCCCGCGCCCGCAGCGTCGTCTCGCGCGAAAGGCTTTGGCGAGATCGATCTGCCCGCGTCCTCGCGGCGCGGAGGCTCGCGAGGGTTCGGCGAGATCGATCTGCCCGCCGCTCCCTTGCGCTCGAGCGACTCGGGCGCGTTTGGCGAGATCGACCTGCCCGAGATCGAATCCACAGCGCCGACCTTCGGCGAGATCGAGCTGCCCGCGACCGATCTTTCCCCTCCGAGCTCGAGCTTCGGCGATCTCGACCTGCCCGTCCCCGAGCCCTCGAGCGCTCCGTTCGGCGAGATCGACCTGCCGCTCGCGCCCCCTTCGGCGCGATCCGCACGAAACGAGATAGCGACGCCCCTCGCGTCCCCGCAAGACGACACCGCGCTCAATTTCGGCGAGCTCGATCTGCCGCTCGTCGGCGACGAGCCGCCCGCGCCCGCGCGCCCCGCAACGACAGCGGGCGGAAGCGGCGAATTCAGGCTCGAGGACGAAGCGCTCGACGCCGCCTTCGGCCCCACGAGCCCCCCCGCCGCAAAGGCCCCGCCCTCCGCGAAGGCCCCGCCCGCCGCGCGCTACGAAGAGAGCGTCGGCGAGGAGTTTTCTTTCGGCGAGCTCGCCGCGCCCGACATGGACCTGTCCACCGGCGCGACCGTTCCCGGCGCCGGCAAACGCCCCGAGCCCGCCCCCGCGCCCGCGATGCCCGCGATTCCGCGCGCGCCCGCCGTGCCCACCGGAGACATGGGCGCGGGCATCGGCGACGAGGTCGACCTCGCTCCCGGCGAAGGCGGCGCGCCTGGAGAGGCCGCTGCGCGCAAGGACAAACCCGCCAAACAGACGAGCAAGGAGTTCGGCCGCACCGCCGATCTCGGCAAGCGAAAGGGCCGCTCCCGCAGCCGCCTCTACGTGGTTGCCGCCGTGACGCTCCTCGCGGTCGGCGGCGGCTCGCTCGCGCTCTTGCCCGACATCGGGCCCTTCGGCGCGCACGCCATCAGCGACCGCATCAACGCGCAGGCCCACGCGCAGGCCCTCGCCGACCTCGAACGCAGCGTGCAAGCGAGCCTCGACGAGGACACGTTCACGGCCGCGACGCGCGCCCTCGCCGACGCCCGCGCCGCGCAGACCTCCCGCCCGCGCCACCGCCCCACGGCCGCCTACGCCGCCTACGTCGCCTTCATGCGCAGCGTTCGTCACGGCCGCCGCGGCGATGACGAGACGCTCGGCAAGCAGCTCCTCGCGCTCGCGAAGGAGGAGCCGAGCCCCGAACGAGCGCTCGCCGTCGCCGCGCAACAAGCCGCGGCCCGCCAGCTCGACGCGGCCCGCGTGAGCGCCAAGACCCTGCTCGATTCGTCCCCCGACAACCTCGACGCGGCCGTGCTCCTCGGCGAGATCGAGCTCGAAGCGGCCGGTCGCCAGGCGCCCATGGCCGCGTGGAAGCGCGCCGCAGGCATCAAGAAGAGCGCGCGCACCCTCTACGGCCTCGCGCGGGCACAGCTTCAGGCGGGCGACGCGGCCGGCGCCCAGGAGAGCGCGCGCGCCGCCCTCGCGGCCTCGCCCAAGCACGCGGGCGCGCACGTGCTGCTCGCCTCGCTCCTCGGCTTCGATCGCGAGGCCGAGCACGAGACCGAGGCCCTCGCGCTGCTCGCCAAGGTCACGGGCGAGAGCGAGGTCCGCTCCGCGACGAACGACGCGCAGGTGGTCGAGGCGCACGTCGTGGTCGGGCGCATTCACCTCGGCCGCTCGCGCATCAGCGCCGCGGAAAAGGCGTTCGCCGCCGCGCTCCAGATCGACCCGCGCAGCGTCGACGCGCTCATCGGCGACGGCGAGCTGCTCTTCCAGTCGGGCCGCTTCTCGCAGGCCCTTTTGCGCTTCGAGGAGGCCATGCGGGCCGACGACGCGAGCATCCGGGCCAAGCTCAGCGCGGCCAAGGCGATGCTCGCGCTCGAGCGGGGCAAGGACGCGAAGGAGCTGCTCACCCGGGTCCGCGCCGACAAACCCACCGACGTCCATGCGGCGTTCTTGCTCGGAAAGACGGAGGGCGCGCTCGGCAACGCCAAGGAGGCCGAGCGGCTCTACCTCGAATCCATCCAATTGGCGGGCGACAAACCCGCCGCGGTCGACGCGTACGTCGCGCTGTCGTCGCTCCTGTCGACGCTCGGGCGCGGCGACGAGGCCCAGGCGAAGCTCGCCGAGGCGCAGACCAAATTCCCGGACCTGCCCGCGCTGTATCGGGCCAAGGGCGAGGTCTTCCTCCAGACGGGCCGCTACGCCGAGGCGCGAAAGGAATTCGAGGCGGCCCTCGCGAAAGAGGACAACCTCGACACGCGCTTCAAGCTCGGCATCACGCTGCGCCGCATGCGCGCCTTCGACGAGGCCGGCGCGGTGTTCGAGAAGCTCGCGGCGCTCGACAAGGATTTCCCCGGGCTCGCCCTCGAGCG includes:
- a CDS encoding tetratricopeptide repeat protein, with the protein product MSMVKVECDDCKSPYQIEERRIPATGLKMRCSKCGKSLLVQKPASGAIEDEDADLPAPVAPRPKPGPAPVLPRAAPPAAPKPTARAVPAKPAPPAPPKPTAPASPAARVAPPSAFEIDEDLDLPVVRPGDEARLAPSTSEDDMLAFGELDLPAPARPTVRRMAEPSHEPEPEEIDLPAPAKPTVRQMAAPVMPKDEDEIDLPAPARPAPRKVAPPPPQAAIEVDLPAPARPAPARPAPARPAPSKAAPEEIDLPAPTASSRAKGFGEIDLPAPAASSRAKGFGEIDLPASSRRGGSRGFGEIDLPAAPLRSSDSGAFGEIDLPEIESTAPTFGEIELPATDLSPPSSSFGDLDLPVPEPSSAPFGEIDLPLAPPSARSARNEIATPLASPQDDTALNFGELDLPLVGDEPPAPARPATTAGGSGEFRLEDEALDAAFGPTSPPAAKAPPSAKAPPAARYEESVGEEFSFGELAAPDMDLSTGATVPGAGKRPEPAPAPAMPAIPRAPAVPTGDMGAGIGDEVDLAPGEGGAPGEAAARKDKPAKQTSKEFGRTADLGKRKGRSRSRLYVVAAVTLLAVGGGSLALLPDIGPFGAHAISDRINAQAHAQALADLERSVQASLDEDTFTAATRALADARAAQTSRPRHRPTAAYAAYVAFMRSVRHGRRGDDETLGKQLLALAKEEPSPERALAVAAQQAAARQLDAARVSAKTLLDSSPDNLDAAVLLGEIELEAAGRQAPMAAWKRAAGIKKSARTLYGLARAQLQAGDAAGAQESARAALAASPKHAGAHVLLASLLGFDREAEHETEALALLAKVTGESEVRSATNDAQVVEAHVVVGRIHLGRSRISAAEKAFAAALQIDPRSVDALIGDGELLFQSGRFSQALLRFEEAMRADDASIRAKLSAAKAMLALERGKDAKELLTRVRADKPTDVHAAFLLGKTEGALGNAKEAERLYLESIQLAGDKPAAVDAYVALSSLLSTLGRGDEAQAKLAEAQTKFPDLPALYRAKGEVFLQTGRYAEARKEFEAALAKEDNLDTRFKLGITLRRMRAFDEAGAVFEKLAALDKDFPGLALERGLLFEEMGQSERALEMYADALKKAPNDVDLKLRVGSTQVIAGHPAQAEPILREVVKERPGSADANHFLGRALLLKGGQAPEAMRFLEQAINIDGNRAEYHLYVGWAANELGQTPRAEAALARALELDRELADAYWQRGVLLQKQGRTLDALADLQIALDKRPTRYEAYATMALCYQDQARWPDALAAWQKAVAGNGSVAEWHYRLGKIHDANGNRLAATPELEKAIELADVKGKPVPVWLFDAHFLFAEAMRASGGKDKAITSYRRYLELAPAGNAYRVDAERALQSLGAGPP
- a CDS encoding S8 family serine peptidase, with amino-acid sequence MVHKSLGLVLLALSAGATLLSGGCGKARTELPAVVPLYGAGLPNVIPNQYFVVMPEGTPQELLAGTEQQVRDLDGQVLEHYDSVFTGFLANLSDQALEHIRRNPNISYIETDRILRATGVQTCTTSWGLDRIDQGPLPLDKVYAYDRTGENVIVHVLDTGIDGTNPEISGRVLPGFNALPPEDQGNGDTVDRHGHGTHLAGIIAGSTSGVAKRAQLLPVKVLKDTTSCAEPPSGPISAVIAGIEWSLKQQDAAAPDRRVLLLSCEEGGNINDDAVALVTAISAAIEKQFVVIASAGNRNADVNHLAFICPDLTNPKFAKVKTEPYKQRIVVGATTRTDQRWVDGEWGSNHGPCVDLFAPGHEIPSIASKEGCPGREVQSGTSQAAAHVAGIAALMLQGMAVTKDDAPGKIPGQVKENIANTAWPGALGNIEKSKNLLAQNPMNTGVTLPQGEPADEDGANDGLYACETGKCGLCNADDKVCADGLGCGGGLQCSQGTCARCGATNEPCCEGKCAANLECANGVCVCGAISEPCCGGTACDPGNIACNPMSKECEGCGGQQQLCCDGGKCYGNNLVCKPGANTPVTRCEVCGAKDAWCCAGNTCLSGDVDCNSATGKCETCGGPNQICCDGKCNTGLECGDNGICADTCGSPNQPCCTGPQACDGGMDCASNFCKGFCSVRCTKGQYMESKDPRLSAGDCATWAGSACMQHFTSAASRIRYNEVLVGGTMDCGGQDEAVCEDTPICDPNLGLMVEDVDLLQEIGTAPNVAVYKGYRRCVK
- a CDS encoding cellulase family glycosylhydrolase, which produces MNRAHFFLVLGALPLAACGGGEAAPAPPEAPSCALSLPEPPTHRLAADGTLLRDGLGRIVFLRGINAGTRSKFAPYVPFDFEADGYDEALGRYLDRASAWGFSALRVPFSWAAVEPSKGMDDEVFLARYDALLEAAWKRRMWTIIDFHQDIYSEVYCGDGFPEWTVPDPHPAPHHDCPNWFLKYSQDADVKAAFDRFWSDDTGVRTAFGALWDRMAARHADRPGVIGFEIINEPSAGTANEKVWAETTLTDFYSEMAARIHEKAPDALVFFDATGTDAVGATTSIKKPAGSGLVFAPHWYDSGALFGGIASPKNGAAALARWAAKGAEWNIPVLIGESGARRDMETASEFFPVIYDAMDANGLHFTYWEYSDSKESWNAEDLSVIDYAGGEATAILDGIVRPFPRAVAGEAPAFHYDAAKRAFSLTYTATADGVTEISVPARAYPSGYRVEVTQGCVDASHEGVLLVESGAGANEIKIFPR
- a CDS encoding LysM peptidoglycan-binding domain-containing protein, with the translated sequence MNTAQRLCAAAAAACMSIAISSSARAASPPEKLCPDDTDVAYTVVRDDTLWTIAARSYCLNEWPPLYFGVLELAEYNRAEIGWDYDHIHPGTVVCLPQRIKHRRWHGDRCASGAEEPTSGGAGVCGNGRREGGEICDGADVRGLTCEMLDKSPGRLACRSDCKGFDTKGCGHGGEAAVATVAPVNPCSTGPCGQCAQCCCSCGQGSGQGANGAADGADRKPAKPKKPLVVRVAAEITGGVALPLTSEMRDYIYRLVGVAGAGVRVTIGPFEIAPRGFFIYGDHGTRFNDIEQAQTIIGGGALVQAGIALDFGAFRLTPGLEAGWIYTKRTITLNEYPFAGQIETQTGHLPLAGVFLRPSYNFGPKQRVSVSLNLSADIILTRLGDNEVSTNISTMLLGGVGYAF